One genomic segment of Chelonia mydas isolate rCheMyd1 chromosome 1, rCheMyd1.pri.v2, whole genome shotgun sequence includes these proteins:
- the LOC102947404 gene encoding olfactory receptor 2AT4: NLSSAKDFYLIGFPALQDFQIPLFLVFLLFYLLILIGNIIIIAVVVVDQTLHRPMYFFLANLSALDILLTTTTIPKMLAMFLVNAKTISFHGCFLQMYCFHCLAVTESLLLVVMSYDCYEAICNPLHYPVKMTKRVNIQLAAYAWVTALLIPIPVVFQTSQLTFGDTTVVYHCFCDHLAVVQAACSDFSASFQTFLGFSIAMIVSVMPLMLVTLSYVHIIISILKINSKGGRSKAFSTCTSHLIVVGAYYSSIVLAYISHRTDMPIDIHVMSNVIFAILTPLLNPLIYTLRNKEVKCAVKKIIFLKIFPPSKNCNLMGKNKLSHRTYTSHQPSVKGLSRTWFSNCRT, encoded by the coding sequence aacctgtcttctgctAAAGACTTTTATCTCATTGGATTTCCTGCACTTCAAGATTTCCAGATCCCTCTTTTCCTTGTATTTTTGTTATTCTACCTGCTAATACTAATTGGTAATATCATTATTATAGCTGTAGTTGTGGTCGATCAAACACTTCACAGACCCATGTACTTTTTCCTAGCTAATCTCTCTGCCTTAGATATACTGCTTACAACTACTACCATTCCCAAAATGTTGGCAATGTTTCTGGTCAATGCCAAAACTATTTCTTTTCATGGTTGCTTTCTACAGATGTATTGTTTTCATTGTCTTGCGGTGACTGAATCGCTGCTTCTTGTAGTCATGTCTTATGATTGTTATGAAGCAATTTGTAATCCTTTGCATTACCCAGTTAAAATGACAAAGAGAGTAAACATTCAACTGGCAGCATATGCCTGGGTAACTGCATTGTTAATACCAATACCTGTCGTATTCCAGACCTCTCAGTTAACATTTGGAGACACAACCGTAGTTTACCATTGCTTTTGTGATCACTTGGCAGTTGTGCAAGCAGCTTGTTCAGATTTCAGTGCCTCTTTTCAGACTTTCTTGGGGTTTTCCATTGCCATGATTGTTTCAGTCATGCCGCTTATGCTTGTCACCCTGTCATATGTTCACATCATTATCTCCATATTAAAGATCAACTCTAAAGGAGGTCGCAGTAAGGCATTTTCTACTTGCACTTCCCATTTGATTGTGGTTGGCGCTTACTATTCATCCATTGTTCTGGCATATATTTCCCACAGAACAGACATGCCCATTGATATCCATGTAATGAGCAATgttatttttgctattttaacCCCTTTGTTAAATCCACTCATTTATACTTTGCGAAACAAGGAAGTAAAATGTGCAgtaaaaaagattatttttttgaaGATCTTTCCTCCTTCTAAAAATTGTAACCTCATGGGGAAAAATAAGCTCTCACACAGAACCTATACATCACATCAACCCTCTGTAAAGGGGTTAAGTAGGActtggttttcaaactgcaggacgtga